The genome window GGCGGCCGGGGCCGCGCAGCCCGCCGCGCAGGAAGTGGTCGGAGAGCGACGCCTCCGGCGTCTCGAGCAGCAGCCGGCAGGCGACGGCGACGTCGCTCGGCGCGAGGCGGAACCCGCCCTCGACGAGCCCGCCGAGCTGCCGCAGCAGCGCGGCGGCCGCCTCCGCGGCCTCCGTCTCGCCGAGGACGACGATCTCCCCGCCGCGCGCGGCCAGAGCCACGCCGAACGCCTGCTCGATCAGCCGCAGGTGGGCGTCGAAGTCCCCCAGGACGGCGCGGAAAACCTCGGGCGGAAGCCCCACGCGCGGGGCGTTCGACTGTCCTTCGTCAGTTCCTTCGCTCACGACGCTAAGTATCCAATGAACGGGCGCCCCGTCAATCAAGCGTCCCGATGCCGAGTTCCTTGAGCTGCAGCGCGTCCACCGGCGAGGGGGCGTCCGTCAGCAGGCAGGAGGCGCTGGTCGTCTTGGGGAAGGCGATCACGTCCCGGATCGAGTCGCGGCCGAGCAGCAGGGCCACGACGCGGTCGAGCCCGAGGGCGAGGCCGCCGTGCGGCGGCGCGCCGAAGCGCAGCGCCTCGAGCAGGAAGCCGAAGCGGGACTGCGCCTCGTCCGGCCCGATGCCGATCGCCTTGAACACCCGCCGCTGCACGTCCGGGCGGTGGATGCGGATGCTGCCGCCGCCGATCTCGACGCCGTCGAGGACGACGTCGTAGGCCCGCGCCCGCACCTTGCCCGGGTCGGTCTCGAGCAGGTCGAGGTCCTCGGGGTACGGCGAGGTGAACGGATGGTGGCAGGCGGCCCAGCGGTTCTCCTCCGGCGACCACTCGAAGAGCGGGAACTCGGTGACCCAGCAGAACTCGTGCCGTCCCGCGGGGATCAGCTTCTCCTCCGCGGCGATCTCCAGCCGGAGCGCGCCGAGGACGGCGCGGACAACGGCGAGCGGCGCGGCGACGAACAGCGCGAGGTCCCCTTCCTTCGCCCCGACCGCGGCGGCGAAGCGGCGCGCGCCGTCCGGGCCGAGCGCCTTCGCGCCCGGTCCCGAAGGACCGTCGGCGCCCCACTTCACGTAGACCAGTCCGCCGGCGCCGAGCGCCTTGGCCCGCGCCTCGAGCGCGTCGAGCTTCTTGCGGGTGAACGCCGCGCCGTTCGGCACGGCGAGGCCGCGCACGACGCCCCCCTCGGCCGCCGTCTTCTCGAAGACGGCGAAGCCGGAGTGCGCCGCGTCGGCGGTCACGTCGTGGATCTCGAGGCCGAAGCGGAGATCGGGGCGGTCGGAGCCGTAGCGGTCCATCGCCTCGGTCCAGGTGATGTGGCGGAACGGCGGCGCGACCTTCCAGCCGGCGACGGCGCCGACCTTCTCCAGCAGCGCCTCGGTGACGCCCATCACGTCTTCCGGCTCGACGAACGACATCTCGATGTCGATCTGCGTGAACTCGGGCTGCCGGTCGGCGCGCAGGTCCTCGTCGCGGAAGCAGCGGGCGATCTGGTAGTACCGCTCGCACCCCGCGACCATCAGCAGCTGCTTGAAGAGCTGAGGGCTCTGCGGCAGCGCGTAGAACTGGCCGCGCTTGACGCGCGAGGGGACGAGGTAGTCGCGCGCCCCTTCCGGCGTGGAGCGGGTCAGGATCGGCGTCTCGATCTCCCAGAAGCCGGCGCCGTGCAGCGCCTCGCGCGCGGCGCGCGTCGCCTCGGAGCGGAACTGCAGCGCCTCGCGCATCGTCTCGCGCCGCAGGTCGAGGAAGCGCCAGCGCAGCCGCGTCTCCTCCTGCGGCATCTGCTGGCCGGAGATCTGCAGCGGCAGGTCGTCGCACTCGGCGAGCACCTCGAGCGACGTCGCCTTCAGCTCGACCTCGCCGGTCGGCATCTTCGGGTTCACGTTCTCCGGCGTGCGCGGCACGAGCTCGCCGGCGATCTCGACGACGGTTTCCGGACGCAGCCCGCCGGCGCGGTCGTGCAGCTCGCCCGAACCGGGATCGAAGACGACCTGCAGCAGGCCGGAGCGGTCGCGCACGTCCACGAAGACCAGGCCGCCGAAGTCGCGGCGCCGGTGCACCCAGCCGTTGATCCGCACAACCTTGCCGA of bacterium contains these proteins:
- the aspS gene encoding aspartate--tRNA ligase produces the protein MSGSKQPRVPCGTPRGTDVGKVVRINGWVHRRRDFGGLVFVDVRDRSGLLQVVFDPGSGELHDRAGGLRPETVVEIAGELVPRTPENVNPKMPTGEVELKATSLEVLAECDDLPLQISGQQMPQEETRLRWRFLDLRRETMREALQFRSEATRAAREALHGAGFWEIETPILTRSTPEGARDYLVPSRVKRGQFYALPQSPQLFKQLLMVAGCERYYQIARCFRDEDLRADRQPEFTQIDIEMSFVEPEDVMGVTEALLEKVGAVAGWKVAPPFRHITWTEAMDRYGSDRPDLRFGLEIHDVTADAAHSGFAVFEKTAAEGGVVRGLAVPNGAAFTRKKLDALEARAKALGAGGLVYVKWGADGPSGPGAKALGPDGARRFAAAVGAKEGDLALFVAAPLAVVRAVLGALRLEIAAEEKLIPAGRHEFCWVTEFPLFEWSPEENRWAACHHPFTSPYPEDLDLLETDPGKVRARAYDVVLDGVEIGGGSIRIHRPDVQRRVFKAIGIGPDEAQSRFGFLLEALRFGAPPHGGLALGLDRVVALLLGRDSIRDVIAFPKTTSASCLLTDAPSPVDALQLKELGIGTLD